In one window of Meiothermus sp. DNA:
- a CDS encoding YncE family protein, whose protein sequence is MRIGMLLGLVGLVACSSPPLARPHYVLVSQAGSSTVAVIDPTQGKTIQHITVGGLPHRMILSPDGRKVYVVLVGSQAVAEVDVRSLAVTRTFLTAPVPERRADGTLIQAHFDQGAFTHTTCFACHNPGGAKPFIVGARPVGIALSSDASRLFISHIRQGLLSEISLRDGAVVRSASLPPSGSANEAADVARVGSKLVVALRPRQPSTEASAVRWLDEQNWQPLAEAPTGSDPAFVLPLKEGALVSNFESNTLSLHVPGAAPQRFTVTPGPLGMLRVGEGQVLSLNYYSNAVSLLDLETGQSENHRLELAGTTFVNPTHAALSPDGRLAYIVSSGTEGRLLVFDLKSARVLRAIPIDGLSFDVVVVGRH, encoded by the coding sequence ATGCGTATTGGAATGCTCCTGGGTTTGGTTGGGTTGGTGGCTTGCTCGAGCCCCCCTCTGGCCCGCCCCCACTATGTGCTGGTCAGCCAGGCGGGCTCCAGCACCGTGGCGGTGATAGACCCCACGCAGGGTAAAACCATCCAGCACATCACGGTGGGCGGATTGCCGCACCGGATGATTCTGAGCCCGGATGGCCGCAAGGTGTATGTGGTGCTGGTGGGCTCGCAGGCGGTGGCCGAGGTAGACGTTCGTTCGCTGGCGGTAACCCGTACCTTCCTGACCGCTCCCGTGCCCGAAAGACGCGCCGACGGCACCCTCATCCAGGCCCACTTCGACCAGGGCGCATTTACCCATACCACCTGCTTTGCCTGCCATAACCCTGGCGGGGCCAAACCCTTCATTGTGGGTGCGCGGCCCGTGGGGATTGCGCTCTCGAGCGACGCCTCCAGGCTTTTCATTTCGCACATCCGCCAGGGGCTCCTGAGCGAGATTAGCCTGCGAGATGGCGCAGTCGTGCGCTCAGCAAGCCTGCCGCCCTCCGGTTCGGCCAACGAGGCCGCCGATGTAGCCCGCGTGGGTTCGAAATTGGTGGTGGCCCTGCGCCCCCGCCAGCCCAGCACCGAAGCCAGCGCAGTACGCTGGCTGGACGAGCAAAACTGGCAACCCCTGGCCGAAGCCCCTACCGGCTCCGACCCCGCGTTTGTGTTGCCGCTGAAGGAGGGGGCTTTGGTCTCCAACTTCGAGTCCAACACCCTCAGCTTGCACGTGCCGGGTGCCGCCCCTCAACGCTTTACCGTCACACCGGGGCCGCTGGGGATGTTGCGGGTAGGGGAGGGGCAGGTTCTCTCGCTCAACTACTACTCCAACGCGGTTTCGCTGCTCGACCTGGAGACCGGCCAGAGCGAAAACCACCGGCTCGAGCTTGCGGGCACGACCTTCGTCAACCCCACCCACGCGGCCCTCTCGCCGGATGGACGCCTGGCCTACATCGTTAGCAGCGGCACCGAGGGTCGCCTGCTGGTATTCGATTTGAAAAGCGCCAGGGTTCTGCGGGCCATTCCGATTGATGGCCTTTCGTTTGATGTGGTGGTGGTCGGGCGGCACTAG
- a CDS encoding carboxypeptidase regulatory-like domain-containing protein: MKNNLGLVALLGFLVACGGENNGGGNTAPSAPNTVAGLVTDIGSGVRLAGVTVRVVGSSRSTTTDNRGEFILQNLPAGLVKLDFEKVGYAPGHGIAESTSSAQTVVVALKKEGTEQGYDPTQARTLFQRTEAGPYAVIFQPNSLDTTDTNLRVVVTPLDPTKEDTALPGDLVAGGASPTPLAPVTFAEFSILDSQNRRINLKPGSSAIVELPIPPELRSRYRIGDKIHCYAYNPQTGRWEDFVEGTVERSSVDGTTPVLKASIRHFSWYGGAPAVQDQECVAVEVRNRFGPLEGAVVTARPGLRAVTNRYGQASITIEKGVPVNFTATKTYTDTFVDNNGNLIPKPGAKVIVIGKVYEDDLIGLDGKNYSRTPGPCPGASVQSVRPAATNPLPIRVAPAPEGFFQATALLQPGGVALVQLEKGIPNADGDLDNAEPASGAQIIISDNTGKTATLSELAPGSGAYFANNFTVEPGKRYTLNIDADGNGSLDGSGSAFAVGNVAWSNLSNGGSYSASSLTATWSDSAAAQPGYNALYQVTLQRNGGSGVSDLAFYVGSERSFQPRAQTNPPTPLAAGTYTVTLNVFSGAFSGSNLDITDNITGVGMQGQIYSIQPVNPITITLTAP; this comes from the coding sequence ATGAAGAACAACCTTGGTTTAGTGGCGTTGCTGGGCTTTTTGGTGGCTTGTGGCGGTGAAAACAATGGTGGAGGTAACACTGCCCCCAGCGCCCCCAATACCGTGGCCGGTCTGGTGACCGATATTGGCTCCGGGGTGCGGCTTGCGGGCGTGACGGTGCGGGTGGTGGGCAGCAGCCGAAGCACCACCACCGACAACCGGGGCGAGTTCATCCTGCAAAACCTGCCTGCCGGCCTGGTCAAGCTGGACTTCGAGAAGGTGGGCTACGCTCCAGGCCACGGCATCGCCGAGTCCACCAGCAGCGCCCAAACGGTGGTGGTAGCCCTCAAGAAGGAGGGCACCGAGCAAGGCTACGACCCCACCCAGGCCCGCACCCTGTTCCAGCGCACCGAGGCCGGCCCTTATGCCGTCATCTTCCAGCCCAATAGCCTGGACACCACCGATACCAACCTGCGGGTGGTGGTGACACCGCTCGACCCCACGAAGGAAGATACCGCCCTGCCTGGCGACCTGGTGGCCGGCGGGGCCAGTCCCACCCCCCTGGCCCCGGTGACCTTTGCCGAGTTTAGCATCCTGGACTCGCAAAACCGCCGTATCAACCTCAAGCCAGGCTCCAGCGCCATAGTGGAACTGCCCATTCCTCCTGAACTGCGCAGCCGCTACCGGATAGGCGATAAGATTCACTGCTACGCCTACAACCCCCAGACCGGGCGTTGGGAAGACTTTGTGGAGGGTACGGTGGAGCGCTCGAGCGTGGATGGCACCACTCCGGTGCTCAAGGCCAGCATCCGGCACTTCTCCTGGTATGGCGGGGCCCCGGCGGTGCAGGATCAGGAGTGTGTGGCTGTCGAGGTGCGCAACCGCTTTGGGCCGCTGGAAGGCGCAGTGGTTACGGCGCGTCCTGGGTTGCGGGCGGTAACCAACCGCTATGGACAAGCCTCTATCACTATAGAAAAGGGCGTGCCGGTCAACTTCACGGCCACCAAAACATATACCGATACCTTTGTGGATAACAACGGCAATCTGATTCCAAAACCTGGCGCGAAGGTCATAGTCATCGGCAAGGTCTACGAGGACGACTTGATCGGCCTCGACGGCAAAAACTACAGCCGCACGCCGGGGCCGTGTCCGGGTGCTTCGGTGCAGTCGGTGCGGCCTGCCGCCACCAACCCCCTCCCGATTCGCGTGGCCCCCGCCCCGGAGGGTTTTTTCCAGGCCACCGCGCTATTGCAGCCGGGGGGTGTGGCTCTTGTGCAGCTCGAGAAGGGCATCCCCAACGCCGACGGCGACCTGGACAACGCCGAACCGGCCAGCGGCGCCCAGATCATCATCAGCGATAACACCGGTAAGACCGCGACTCTGAGTGAACTTGCACCGGGCAGCGGGGCGTATTTTGCGAATAACTTCACCGTCGAACCTGGCAAACGTTACACCCTGAACATCGACGCTGACGGTAACGGCAGCTTGGATGGCAGCGGATCGGCCTTTGCGGTGGGCAATGTGGCCTGGAGCAACCTGTCGAACGGCGGGAGCTACAGTGCCTCCAGCCTAACCGCTACCTGGAGCGATAGCGCTGCTGCCCAGCCCGGCTACAACGCTTTGTACCAGGTCACCTTGCAACGCAACGGCGGCTCTGGGGTTTCCGACCTCGCTTTTTATGTGGGCTCAGAGCGCAGCTTCCAGCCCCGTGCCCAGACCAACCCACCCACCCCGCTGGCAGCGGGCACCTATACCGTCACGCTCAATGTGTTTAGCGGTGCATTCAGCGGAAGCAACCTCGACATCACCGACAATATCACCGGCGTGGGGATGCAGGGCCAGATTTACAGCATTCAGCCGGTCAATCCCATTACCATCACCCTCACCGCCCCTTGA
- a CDS encoding YeeE/YedE family protein, producing MQLPTAQGILLLLGVGLGFGLFHARFGFSSAFRQLLSVGQGRALQAHMLLLAVTATLFALLFAMGQGLGGQPLAGYLAPIGPGLLLGAFLFGVGMQLAGGCASGTLYATGGGSWVGLVALVGFMAGSVIGAWNLEFWAVGPGAAGSLAPISLAERFGLWGALALTLALVGGLALLAEWIVRKRRPPLLFQPPGPQGWARVLRGTWPLWVAALVLAALNGAVLYVSGRPWGVTYGLTLWGSQAVEALGLAQPAFWSFWNGQSPLDLSPLGHPTSLTNLGILLGALLSAAAAGVFGKNPRLGWKPFVAAVVGGLLMGYGARLAYGCNIGAYIGGVASFSLHGWVWLVMALLGTGAGLLLRPWFGLSNPKPTDSIC from the coding sequence ATGCAGTTACCAACTGCTCAGGGTATTTTACTTTTGCTAGGGGTAGGGCTGGGCTTTGGTCTGTTTCACGCCCGGTTTGGCTTCAGCTCGGCCTTTCGCCAACTTTTGAGCGTGGGGCAGGGGCGGGCTCTGCAAGCTCACATGCTGTTGTTGGCAGTAACCGCCACCCTGTTTGCCCTGCTGTTTGCCATGGGCCAGGGGCTGGGCGGCCAGCCCCTGGCTGGCTACCTGGCTCCCATTGGACCTGGGCTGCTGCTGGGGGCCTTTTTGTTTGGGGTGGGCATGCAACTGGCCGGAGGCTGCGCCTCGGGGACGCTCTACGCCACCGGCGGGGGTAGCTGGGTTGGGCTGGTGGCCCTGGTTGGTTTTATGGCCGGCTCGGTGATCGGAGCCTGGAACCTGGAATTCTGGGCCGTTGGGCCGGGAGCAGCAGGGAGCCTGGCACCCATCTCGCTGGCCGAGCGCTTTGGGCTTTGGGGGGCCTTGGCCCTAACGCTGGCCTTAGTAGGGGGACTGGCCCTCCTGGCCGAATGGATCGTTCGCAAGCGGCGGCCTCCCCTTCTTTTCCAACCTCCTGGGCCCCAAGGGTGGGCCCGGGTGCTGCGTGGCACCTGGCCGCTCTGGGTGGCGGCTTTGGTGTTGGCCGCGCTCAATGGGGCGGTGCTTTACGTGAGTGGGCGTCCCTGGGGGGTTACCTATGGCCTGACCTTGTGGGGTTCGCAGGCGGTAGAAGCCTTGGGCCTGGCCCAACCTGCTTTCTGGAGTTTCTGGAACGGTCAGTCGCCTTTGGATCTTTCTCCTCTGGGCCACCCCACCAGCCTCACCAACCTGGGCATTCTGCTGGGCGCACTTTTGAGCGCTGCTGCTGCAGGGGTATTTGGCAAAAACCCGCGCCTTGGTTGGAAGCCATTCGTGGCAGCGGTGGTGGGGGGTCTCCTCATGGGCTACGGGGCCCGGCTGGCCTACGGTTGCAACATCGGGGCCTACATCGGCGGGGTGGCTTCCTTTAGCCTGCACGGCTGGGTCTGGCTGGTCATGGCCCTGTTGGGCACCGGGGCCGGGCTGCTGCTACGCCCGTGGTTTGGGCTGTCTAACCCCAAGCCCACCGACTCGATCTGCTAG
- a CDS encoding DUF427 domain-containing protein → MESVWDYPRPPRCEPTSRRIQVRLGELIIADSNRAYRVLETSHPPVYYLPPADIRMELLEATARETHCEFKGRARYWTLRTRDTVLTNAAWSYPDPTSSFSAIRGYLAFYLEPLEGFVDGEKAKPQPGRFYGGWITQGIAGPFKGGPGSSGW, encoded by the coding sequence ATGGAATCGGTTTGGGATTATCCTCGTCCCCCACGCTGTGAGCCCACTTCGCGGCGCATTCAGGTTCGGCTGGGTGAGTTGATTATTGCCGATAGCAACCGGGCTTACCGGGTGCTGGAAACCAGCCATCCGCCCGTCTACTACCTCCCCCCCGCCGATATTCGCATGGAGTTGCTGGAAGCCACCGCCCGCGAGACCCACTGTGAGTTCAAGGGCCGGGCCCGCTACTGGACCCTGCGAACCCGCGACACGGTGCTGACCAACGCGGCCTGGAGCTATCCCGACCCCACGTCCAGTTTTTCCGCCATCCGGGGCTACCTGGCATTTTATCTGGAACCCCTCGAAGGCTTTGTGGACGGAGAAAAAGCCAAGCCACAGCCGGGCCGCTTCTACGGCGGCTGGATCACCCAGGGCATCGCAGGGCCTTTCAAGGGTGGGCCGGGCAGCTCAGGTTGGTAA
- a CDS encoding sensor histidine kinase has translation MIWAFKRLFAGRPVAQVVVLLTALNLLTVLGFTLLVPARPLEVPTVLPWQDLVQTVWRLGAALALFAVVLWAVRPGQRRAWEFGVLIGIGVAVVAWLSQNYLPFLALGLIPVVARYWLPLWAVLLIVLGLGGLSVWWAQQEPLQITFEILLSQGPQGNTAWSALPTPAEYPNLNLAFFIFIAFLYSGYALFTLELLVRETRAREELERTRRELEQTSRQAGVLEERQRLAREIHDTLAQGFASIVVQLEAAEMAAQNETLAGRYLEQARTAAREGLSEARRMVWAMRPEILENTSLPEALGRLLQRWQEESGVRAQFTLTGEARPLHPELEVGLLRIAQEALANIRKHSKARHATLTLSYLDDVVLMDVQDDGVGLQPPISGSFGLRSMRERVEALGGHMTVESEPGQGTTLAFSLPLYRVVQARVKTT, from the coding sequence ATGATTTGGGCCTTCAAGCGCCTTTTTGCGGGCCGTCCGGTGGCGCAGGTGGTGGTGCTCCTTACCGCACTCAACCTGTTGACGGTGCTGGGATTTACCTTGCTGGTTCCGGCTCGCCCACTCGAGGTGCCCACTGTACTCCCCTGGCAAGACCTCGTCCAGACCGTCTGGCGCCTGGGGGCAGCTCTGGCCTTGTTTGCAGTGGTGTTGTGGGCGGTTCGCCCAGGGCAACGCCGGGCCTGGGAGTTTGGGGTCTTGATCGGGATTGGGGTAGCGGTAGTGGCCTGGCTGAGCCAGAACTACCTGCCTTTCCTGGCCCTGGGGCTGATACCGGTGGTGGCCCGCTACTGGCTGCCGCTGTGGGCTGTGCTGTTGATTGTGCTGGGTTTGGGCGGCCTGTCGGTGTGGTGGGCTCAGCAAGAACCGCTGCAAATCACCTTCGAGATTCTGCTGAGCCAGGGACCCCAGGGCAATACCGCCTGGAGTGCTTTGCCCACCCCCGCCGAGTACCCCAACCTGAACCTGGCCTTCTTCATCTTTATTGCCTTTTTGTATTCGGGTTATGCGCTATTTACCCTCGAGCTGCTGGTGCGGGAGACCAGAGCCCGGGAGGAGCTCGAGCGCACCCGCCGGGAGCTCGAGCAGACCTCGCGCCAGGCCGGGGTGCTGGAGGAGCGCCAGCGCCTGGCCCGCGAGATTCACGACACCCTGGCCCAGGGCTTTGCCAGTATCGTGGTGCAGCTCGAGGCCGCCGAGATGGCCGCCCAAAACGAGACTTTGGCCGGACGCTACCTGGAGCAAGCCCGCACCGCCGCCCGCGAAGGCCTGTCGGAGGCCCGCCGCATGGTCTGGGCCATGCGCCCGGAAATCCTGGAGAACACCTCGCTGCCCGAAGCGCTGGGTCGCCTGCTCCAGCGCTGGCAGGAGGAGAGTGGGGTCAGGGCCCAGTTCACCCTGACCGGCGAGGCCCGCCCGCTGCACCCCGAGCTCGAGGTCGGCCTTTTACGCATTGCCCAGGAGGCCCTGGCCAATATCCGCAAGCATTCCAAAGCCCGGCACGCCACCCTGACCCTTTCGTACCTGGACGATGTGGTACTGATGGACGTACAAGACGATGGGGTGGGCCTGCAACCGCCCATCTCGGGCAGCTTTGGTCTGCGTTCCATGCGCGAGCGGGTTGAGGCGCTGGGAGGACATATGACGGTGGAAAGCGAACCCGGACAGGGCACCACCCTGGCCTTTAGTCTGCCCCTGTATCGGGTAGTGCAAGCAAGGGTGAAGACCACATGA
- a CDS encoding response regulator transcription factor — translation MTGSATIRILLVDDHPVVRAGLSGLLSSQLDFEVVGEASNGLEALDLLEKQRPDVMLMDLRMPQMDGVSAIRQIRAKFPRVQVLVLTTYDTDSEIVRAVEAGATGYLLKDVPREELFRAVRLCARGEAVLSPPIAARLLGRMRGPAEENLSVRELEVLSLVARGLSNKEIARKLKISEATVKTHLLHAFAKLGVDDRTAAVTVALERGILRLES, via the coding sequence ATGACAGGCTCGGCAACCATTCGAATTCTGCTGGTAGACGATCATCCTGTGGTGCGGGCGGGCCTTTCGGGGTTGCTTTCCTCCCAGCTCGACTTTGAAGTGGTTGGCGAAGCTTCGAACGGCCTGGAGGCGCTTGACCTGCTGGAGAAACAGAGGCCGGATGTGATGCTGATGGATTTACGTATGCCCCAGATGGATGGGGTAAGCGCCATCCGGCAGATCCGGGCCAAATTCCCCAGAGTTCAGGTTCTGGTACTCACCACCTACGACACCGATTCCGAGATTGTTCGGGCGGTCGAGGCGGGGGCTACGGGCTATTTACTCAAAGACGTACCCCGGGAGGAACTCTTCCGGGCGGTTCGGCTTTGTGCCCGGGGCGAAGCTGTGCTTTCTCCCCCCATCGCTGCACGCCTGCTGGGCCGGATGCGCGGCCCCGCCGAAGAAAACCTTTCCGTGCGCGAGCTCGAGGTGCTCTCGCTGGTAGCTAGGGGTCTTTCCAACAAAGAAATTGCCCGCAAACTCAAAATCAGCGAGGCCACCGTTAAGACCCACCTGCTTCATGCTTTTGCTAAGCTAGGGGTTGATGATCGCACGGCGGCGGTCACGGTAGCGCTGGAAAGAGGTATTCTCCGGCTGGAGAGTTGA
- the leuS gene encoding leucine--tRNA ligase: protein MVTTDKYNPHELEPKWQKYWEQIGLLRATESKGGKKAYILVMFPYPSGDLHMGHLKNYTMGDVLARFRVQRGYSVLHPFGWDAFGLPAENAALKFGVSPADWTFGNIKQSKESLALMGIQYDWSREVTTCTPDYYKWNQWIFLKMYERGLAYRKKSFVNWDPVEQSVLANEQVIDGRGWRSGALVEKRELEQWYLKITDYAERLLNDLDKLPRWPEKVKAMQRAWIGKSTGAEFDFPVKGHEARIRVFSTRPDTIFGATFMVLAPEHELVALITTPEQKAAVDSYVAATRMKSEVERQMEDREKTGVFTGAYAINPANGKEIPVWIADYVLSGYGTGAIMAVPGQDERDWEFAEKFGLEIIRTVEPPAGWQGKAYTEDGPAINSGFLNGLNVEEAKKKIIAWMEEKGIGEGKVNYRLRDWLISRQRYWGTPIPMIHCESCGIVPVPYEQLPVELPTLRDVDDIRPKGKSPLAAHPEFYECTCPKCGGKARRDTDTMDTFIDSSWYFLRYTDAQNLELPFDPEKANFWMPVDQYIGGVEHAILHLLYSRFFTKFLHDLGMVEAEEPFEGLFTQGMVQGWTDVGEVEVRGDIIRFKNPERRAKLEIPETLTLEEARKSGAELRIHEDGTTHFWKAATMSKSLGNGVMVGPFVKEQGADIARITILFAAPPENEMIWTEEGVQGAWRYLNRVYRMVAEHRMELKAQSDLYEPSALEGAHKGLYQKLHQTIQKVTEDLEAMRFNTAIAALMELLNTLSDYRKEQGITPVYRHAVLCYLQMLAPFAPHLAEELWHEFHNSSVFSAPWPQVDEAALVADSFELVVQVSGKVRGKTTISAQASEEEIKRRAREIPNVQQYLEGKEVVKEIYIPGKLLNIVVRG, encoded by the coding sequence ATGGTCACAACCGACAAATACAACCCCCACGAGCTCGAGCCCAAATGGCAAAAGTACTGGGAGCAGATTGGGCTTCTGAGGGCCACCGAGAGCAAAGGCGGCAAAAAAGCCTACATCCTGGTAATGTTTCCCTATCCCTCGGGCGACTTGCACATGGGCCACCTCAAGAACTACACCATGGGCGATGTCCTGGCCCGTTTCCGGGTACAGCGGGGTTACAGCGTGCTGCACCCGTTCGGCTGGGATGCCTTTGGGCTGCCGGCGGAAAACGCCGCCTTGAAGTTTGGCGTAAGCCCTGCCGACTGGACCTTTGGCAACATTAAACAGTCGAAAGAATCGCTGGCCCTGATGGGCATTCAGTACGACTGGAGCCGCGAGGTTACTACCTGCACGCCCGACTACTACAAATGGAACCAGTGGATCTTCCTGAAGATGTACGAACGCGGCCTGGCCTATCGTAAAAAGAGCTTTGTCAACTGGGATCCGGTCGAACAGAGCGTACTTGCCAACGAGCAGGTCATTGATGGCCGGGGCTGGCGCAGCGGAGCACTCGTAGAGAAGCGGGAGCTCGAGCAGTGGTATCTCAAAATCACCGACTATGCTGAACGCTTGTTGAACGATCTGGACAAGCTGCCCCGCTGGCCCGAAAAGGTCAAGGCCATGCAGCGGGCCTGGATTGGCAAGAGCACTGGGGCCGAGTTCGACTTCCCGGTTAAAGGGCACGAGGCCAGGATCAGGGTTTTCTCGACCCGTCCCGACACCATTTTTGGCGCCACCTTCATGGTGCTGGCCCCCGAGCATGAGCTGGTGGCACTTATCACCACGCCCGAGCAGAAGGCCGCCGTAGACAGCTATGTAGCCGCTACCCGGATGAAGAGCGAGGTCGAGCGGCAGATGGAAGACCGTGAGAAGACCGGGGTCTTTACCGGGGCTTACGCCATCAACCCGGCCAACGGCAAGGAGATCCCGGTCTGGATTGCCGATTATGTGCTCTCGGGCTACGGCACCGGGGCCATTATGGCCGTGCCGGGGCAGGACGAGCGCGACTGGGAGTTTGCCGAGAAATTCGGCCTGGAAATTATCCGTACCGTCGAGCCCCCGGCGGGCTGGCAGGGCAAGGCCTACACCGAAGACGGGCCGGCCATCAACTCGGGCTTCCTGAATGGGCTCAATGTGGAGGAAGCCAAGAAAAAAATCATCGCCTGGATGGAAGAAAAAGGCATAGGCGAGGGCAAGGTCAACTACCGCCTGCGCGACTGGCTGATTAGCCGCCAGCGCTACTGGGGCACCCCCATCCCCATGATCCACTGCGAAAGCTGCGGCATCGTACCGGTACCCTACGAGCAACTGCCGGTCGAGCTGCCCACCCTGCGCGATGTAGACGACATTCGCCCCAAGGGCAAAAGCCCCCTGGCGGCCCACCCCGAGTTTTATGAATGCACCTGCCCAAAGTGCGGCGGCAAGGCCCGGCGCGACACCGATACCATGGACACCTTTATTGACTCGTCCTGGTACTTTCTGCGCTATACCGACGCCCAAAACCTCGAGCTGCCCTTCGACCCCGAGAAGGCCAACTTCTGGATGCCGGTAGACCAGTACATCGGCGGCGTTGAGCACGCCATTTTGCATCTGCTGTATAGCCGCTTTTTCACCAAGTTTTTGCACGACCTGGGGATGGTCGAGGCCGAGGAGCCCTTCGAAGGCCTGTTCACCCAGGGCATGGTGCAGGGCTGGACGGACGTGGGCGAAGTGGAAGTCCGGGGCGATATCATCCGTTTCAAAAACCCCGAGCGGCGGGCCAAGCTGGAAATCCCCGAGACCCTCACGCTGGAAGAAGCCCGAAAATCGGGTGCAGAACTTCGCATCCACGAAGACGGCACCACCCACTTCTGGAAGGCCGCCACCATGTCCAAAAGCCTGGGCAACGGGGTGATGGTGGGGCCCTTCGTGAAAGAGCAGGGCGCCGACATCGCCCGCATTACCATCCTGTTTGCCGCTCCACCCGAAAACGAGATGATCTGGACGGAAGAGGGGGTACAGGGCGCATGGCGCTACCTGAACCGGGTCTACCGCATGGTAGCCGAGCACCGGATGGAGCTTAAGGCCCAAAGCGACCTGTACGAGCCCTCTGCGCTAGAAGGGGCCCACAAGGGCCTCTACCAGAAGCTGCACCAGACCATCCAGAAAGTGACCGAGGACCTCGAGGCCATGCGCTTCAACACCGCCATCGCGGCCCTGATGGAACTGCTCAACACCTTGAGCGACTACCGCAAGGAGCAGGGCATCACCCCGGTCTACCGCCACGCGGTGCTCTGCTACTTGCAGATGCTGGCCCCCTTCGCCCCCCACCTGGCCGAAGAACTCTGGCACGAGTTCCACAACTCTTCGGTATTTAGTGCTCCCTGGCCACAGGTAGATGAGGCTGCGCTGGTGGCCGATAGCTTTGAGCTGGTCGTTCAGGTTAGCGGCAAGGTGCGCGGCAAAACAACCATTAGTGCACAGGCCAGCGAAGAAGAAATCAAGCGGCGCGCGCGTGAGATTCCCAACGTACAGCAGTACCTCGAGGGCAAAGAAGTAGTCAAAGAAATCTACATTCCGGGCAAACTGCTGAACATCGTGGTAAGGGGGTAA